A window from Vanessa cardui chromosome 21, ilVanCard2.1, whole genome shotgun sequence encodes these proteins:
- the LOC124538796 gene encoding larval cuticle protein A3A-like: MTFKFVVLTCLVAAVSAGIIPAASVSYAAPAYHTAPVAYSAAPIAKIAYSSPVAYPTAKLAVEEYDAHPQYSFSYDVQDGLTGDSKSQHETRDGDVVQGSYSVVDPDGTKRIVDYTADPHNGFNAIVRKEALSVKVAAPVVAKVATPVAYAAPVAKLAPVTYAAAPVVHAAPVAYSAPFYHH; encoded by the exons ATGACTTTCAAG tttgtCGTCCTTACGTGCTTAGTGGCCGCCGTCAGCGCCGGTATAATTCCAGCTGCTTCTGTCTCCTACGCTGCACCAGCGTACCATACCGCTCCCGTGGCATACTCTGCGGCTCCTATTGCTAAGATTGCCTACAGCAGTCCAGTGGCCTATCCTACAGCAAAACTTGCCGTTGAGGAATACGACGCTCACCCTCAATACAGTTTTTCTTACGATGTACAAGACGGACTCACTGGAGACTCTAAGAGCCAGCACGAAACCCGTGACGGCGACGTCGTCCAAGGCTCGTACTCCGTTGTTGATCCCGATGGTACCAAGCGTATTGTGGACTACACAGCTGACCCCCACAACGGGTTTAACGCGATTGTGCGCAAAGAGGCTCTCAGTGTGAAGGTAGCAGCTCCTGTCGTAGCTAAAGTCGCCACTCCTGTTGCCTACGCTGCTCCCGTCGCAAAGCTCGCCCCCGTTACCTACGCAGCCGCCCCCGTTGTACACGCCGCACCTGTGGCTTACTCTGCTCCTTTCTACCACCACTAA
- the LOC124538795 gene encoding larval cuticle protein A2B-like, protein MAFKFIVLACFVAAASAGLLPAAPFAYSAAPAYHAAAPVYHTAPVAYAAPVAKYAAVAPVAKVAVEEYDPHPQYSFAYDVQDGLTGDSKSQHETRDGDVVQGSYSVVDPDGTKRTVDYTADPHNGFNAVVHKEPLAVKAAPVAYAAPVAKVVSPYVHAAPVAYAAAPVVHAAPVAKIAAPAISYSSPYYHH, encoded by the exons ATGGCATTCAAG ttcATCGTTCTCGCTTGCTTCGTGGCAGCTGCTAGCGCTGGATTACTTCCAGCAGCTCCCTTCGCATACTCTGCAGCTCCAGCATACCATGCAGCTGCTCCAGTCTACCACACCGCCCCCGTGGCCTATGCTGCCCCCGTGGCCAAATACGCCGCAGTCGCTCCTGTAGCCAAAGTGGCCGTTGAAGAATACGACCCTCATCCTCAATACAGCTTCGCCTATGATGTGCAAGACGGTCTTACTGGAGATTCCAAATCCCAACACGAAACCAGAGATGGCGATGTTGTACAAGGTTCCTACTCCGTTGTTGACCCCGATGGCACCAAGCGTACCGTTGACTACACTGCTGACCCCCACAATGGTTTCAACGCAGTCGTGCACAAGGAGCCTTTGGCTGTTAAAGCTGCCCCCGTCGCCTACGCCGCCCCCGTCGCTAAAGTAGTGAGCCCGTATGTGCATGCTGCCCCTGTGGCCTACGCCGCTGCTCCCGTTGTACATGCCGCCCCAGTAGCGAAAATTGCTGCCCCTGCCATCTCATACTCTTCTCCTTACTACCACCACTAA
- the LOC124538794 gene encoding larval cuticle protein A2B-like, whose amino-acid sequence MAFKIVIFSCFVALARAGVAPVAVAAPLAAAPVVAAPAVAARLEEFDPLPQYRFGYNVADALTGDYKSQQEQRDGDLVQGSYSLVDPDGTRRTVDYSADSVNGFNAVVRKEPLVAAPAVVAEPAVVPARISAAPIVAAPVAKYTAAYTAPLAYASYTAPVAKLAYSAPFGYPAPVARFAYSSPVARLTAAPVVAV is encoded by the exons ATGGCCTTTAag aTCGTTATCTTCTCTTGCTTCGTGGCTCTTGCCCGAGCTGGCGTTGCTCCTGTAGCCGTAGCTGCTCCCCTTGCAGCAGCACCTGTTGTGGCAGCGCCAGCTGTCGCAGCCCGATTGGAAGAATTTGATCCTCTCCCGCAGTATCGATTTGGATACAATGTAGCTGATGCACTCACCGGCGATTACAAAAGCCAGCAAGAACAACGTGATGGTGATTTAGTGCAAGGATCTTATTCACTTGTAGACCCCGATGGCACTCGCCGTACTGTAGATTATTCCGCTGATTCTGTCAATGGATTCAATGCAGTCGTGCGAAAGGAACCACTAGTTGCTGCACCGGCAGTAGTTGCTGAGCCGGCGGTTGTCCCTGCCCGCATTTCTGCTGCTCCCATCGTTGCTGCCCCCGTAGCTAAATACACTGCCGCATACACAGCTCCTTTGGCATATGCATCATACACAGCTCCAGTTGCAAAACTAGCATACTCCGCACCTTTTGGCTACCCAGCGCCCGTGGCAAGATTTGCGTATTCTTCCCCGGTTGCTAGGCTGACAGCAGCTCCGGTTGTAGCTGTCTAA
- the LOC124539099 gene encoding uncharacterized protein LOC124539099 → MVFKFVVISCLVAVAYGSVAPAAIAAAPVAYAAPAVAARLEEFDPLPQYRFGYDVADSLTGDYKSQQEQRNGDLVQGQYSLVEPDGTRRIVDYSADSVNGFNAVVRKEPLVAPAVVAEPAVVPARIAAAPVVAQPAPAVVAARYAYAAAAPVAARYAVAPVSAPVAAPLRAAPVFARYAAAPVPATQYYAAPAAPLVSARYASAPLVARYAAPLSAYSAPVAAAYTALPAAYTAASYTATGPFAAYTAAAPVAAAYTAAAPARFAVPAAYATPVAAAPARLATAPVAAAPAAPAKIVEATAAGYPLANALLNGIEKRFGLLLNDEQCLLAAAFHPKFRWIWLETYDSSRVKKVMEKKVEDALRQEAGENSKDRDSLTGGGSNASNNDDDEEEDFFNSVTQSIEKPKSSNSLKSKAQSLVQMWLDMKSKDSFNDAAQFNFRHCTSSPKQTTMNSKIVLFICVVGVASASVVAPVAVARADPFPQYSYGYDVQDSISGDYKGHQEQRNGDVVTGSYSVVDPDGTRRIVDYAADPINGFNAVVRREPLVVAAPAKVIAPAPLVAPAPVAPAPVLARAPLYAPAPAPVFAPRLPYYF, encoded by the exons aTGGTCTTCAAG tTTGTGGTTATCTCTTGCCTCGTGGCTGTGGCATATGGTAGTGTGGCGCCTGCAGCAATTGCGGCAGCTCCTGTAGCCTACGCCGCTCCTGCCGTTGCAGCAAGACTAGAGGAATTCGATCCCTTACCGCAATACAGATTTGGATATGATGTAGCAGACTCTCTTACTGGAGACTACAAGAGCCAACAAGAACAACGTAACGGTGACCTTGTCCAAGGACAATATTCACTGGTCGAACCTGACGGCACTCGTCGCATTGTTGATTACTCTGCCGACTCTGTTAATGGATTCAATGCAGTTGTGCGCAAGGAACCACTCGTAGCACCTGCTGTGGTTGCCGAACCAGCTGTTGTTCCTGCTCGTATTGCTGCTGCACCAGTTGTTGCTCAACCTGCTCCTGCTGTGGTCGCCGCTCGTTACGCCTATGCCGCTGCTGCACCCGTTGCTGCCCGATATGCTGTAGCCCCCGTATCTGCACCTGTCGCGGCTCCTTTAAGAGCTGCACCTGTATTTGCAAGATACGCTGCTGCTCCTGTGCCAGCAACTCAATACTACGCTGCACCTGCTGCTCCTCTAGTGAGCGCCCGATATGCCAGCGCTCCTCTCGTAGCCCGCTATGCTGCTCCCCTATCAGCATACAGTGCCCCAGTAGCAGCTGCGTACACTGCATTACCAGCTGCTTACACCGCAGCATCCTACACAGCTACTGGTCCATTCGCTGCTTACACAGCGGCTGCTCCAGTTGCCGCTGCCTACACCGCGGCCGCTCCAGCCAGGTTTGCAGTACCAGCTGCATATGCCACACCAGTAGCGGCGGCGCCTGCCCGTCTTGCCACTGCCCCAGTCGCAGCTGCGCCCGCTGCACCAGCGAAAATTGTAGAAGCTACTGCTGCTGGCTACC CTTTAGCCAATGCCTTATTAAATGGTATAGAGAAAAGGTTTGGTCTACTCCTGAATGATGAACAGTGCCTACTTGCCGCGGCATTTCACCCAAAGTTCCGGTGGATATGGCTGGAAACGTATGACAGCAGTAGAGTAAAAAAGGTCATGGAAAAAAAGGTAGAAGATGCTTTACGACAAGAAGCAGGGGAAAATTCGAAGGACAGAGATAGTTTAACTGGCGGAGGGAGCAATGCGAGTAACAACGATGATGACGAGGAAGAAGACTTTTTTAATTCTGTCACTCAGTCTATAGAAAAACCAAAGAGCTCCAACTCTTTAAAGAGTAAAGCACAAAGTCTCGTTCAAATGTGGCTGGACATGAAATCAAAAGACTCGTTCAACGATGCT GCACAGTTCAACTTCAGACACTGCACATCCTCCCCTAAGCAAACAACCATGAACAGCAAG atTGTATTATTCATCTGCGTGGTGGGCGTGGCCTCGGCCAGCGTTGTTGCTCCAGTAGCAGTAGCACGCGCTGACCCATTCCCGCAGTACTCATACGGCTACGATGTTCAAGACTCCATCAGCGGCGACTATAAGGGGCACCAGGAGCAAAGGAACGGCGACGTCGTTACTGGTTCCTACTCCGTTGTCGATCCCGATGGTACTAGAAGAATTGTTGATTATGCTGCTGATCCTATTAACGGTTTTAATGCTGTCGTCCGCCGCGAACCTCTTGTAGTCGCCGCACCCGCTAAAGTTATCGCTCCGGCTCCACTTGTTGCTCCCGCTCCCGTGGCACCTGCCCCAGTATTAGCGAGAGCACCTTTGTACGCTCCTGCCCCCGCACCCGTCTTCGCGCCAAGACTACCCTACTACTTTTAg
- the LOC124538792 gene encoding outer dynein arm-docking complex subunit 4-like: MEEKQLYGAITVYRERGAYLRRLEQFEKAKASYDEAYKSSPDDVRMLTGRSQVCADAVRPVQAYADAELALKLEPGNMNARNMQSRALYTMSDFERSVVMNYRGARCRRQPPYFIEGINQGVETIQDCIGVNAGNVMLDFLPLIKQNEATRIDEDEPQKPLHISRIPRPKKKRKLTQLEARKNLTLARVLAMKYLGPMAYDKFFLRELTEDQRLKSANAGGSIELKEIVKEALRSLSERQDMLRAQRPYYTVKLAEKAESKHQNKYKESVLTKEREVGARTAERLLKQIEKCMRENRVMDLIAQAERMQMFLDSKTPRTLPDKDLYTDRLYRAVGEGYLSQHRLSYTLSERGNRRRIAFLMGLPVGRPTSFDSVMANYPYKFIDIKQATAKVISTLEMCENSTMKCWLMYELARLLCTQKNYALAKFYAKRCQREAQEISNVTWWLNGCFVLMSGDMQQGNSNEVRIQVEEAYEFSKKMQDPERVQAFLCKCAEMAAQTMTADERKAIVQRERQIVSVMDEKQRVETQVLFKRMSTVPPGRRFSVLPRKPEPGEARAERKRRCQRGLSVIPGPERALPAPPKSGTLGFQIFDI; the protein is encoded by the coding sequence ATGGAGGAAAAACAACTTTACGGAGCTATAACGGTATATCGTGAAAGGGGTGCATATTTAAGAAGATTGGAACAATTTGAAAAGGCCAAGGCATCTTACGATGAAGCTTACAAAAGTTCTCCCGATGATGTGCGTATGCTTACTGGCCGCAGTCAGGTATGTGCGGATGCTGTCCGACCCGTACAAGCATATGCCGATGCAGAACTTGCTCTTAAATTAGAACCGGGTAATATGAATGCCCGAAACATGCAATCTCGAGCATTATACACAATGTCAGATTTCGAACGATCTGTTGTGATGAACTATCGAGGTGCAAGATGTAGACGTCAACCCCCTTATTTTATAGAGGGTATTAATCAAGGTGTTGAAACTATTCAGGACTGTATCGGTGTGAACGCTGGTAACGTTATGTTAGATTTCTTAcctttaattaaacaaaatgaagCTACTCGTATCGATGAAGATGAACCTCAAAAACCCCTTCATATATCGAGAATTCCTAGACCAAAAAAGAAACGAAAGCTTACTCAACTAGAGGCACGAAAAAATTTGACACTAGCTCGTGTTTTAGCTATGAAATACTTAGGACCTATGGCTTACGATAAGTTTTTCCTAAGGGAACTAACTGaagatcaacgattaaaatccGCAAATGCTGGGGGAAGTATTGAACTAAAAGAAATCGTAAAAGAAGCTTTACGATCTCTCAGTGAAAGGCAAGATATGTTGCGAGCTCAGCGACCGTATTATACAGTAAAATTAGCCGAAAAGGCTGAatcaaaacatcaaaataaatacaaggaaTCAGTTTTAACTAAAGAACGAGAAGTTGGAGCTCGAACTGCTGAAAGACTTCTGAAACAGATTGAAAAATGTATGCGCGAGAATCGTGTTATGGACTTGATAGCACAAGCAGAACGCATGCAAATGTTTCTCGATAGTAAGACTCCACGTACATTACCAGATAAAGACTTGTATACGGATCGGTTATATCGTGCTGTTGGAGAAGGATATTTATCCCAGCATCGGTTATCATACACCCTCAGTGAACGTGGTAATCGACGTCGTATTGCTTTCTTGATGGGTTTGCCTGTCGGTCGTCCAACATCATTCGATTCAGTCATGGCAAACTATCCTTATAAATTCATTGACATAAAACAAGCTACAGCTAAAGTAATATCAACATTAGAAATGTGCGAAAATTCTACTATGAAATGCTGGTTAATGTACGAATTAGCTCGCCTTTTATGTACTCAAAAAAATTATGCTCTTGCTAAATTTTATGCCAAGCGCTGCCAACGGGAAGCTCAAGAAATAAGTAACGTGACATGGTGGTTAAATGGTTGTTTTGTTCTAATGAGCGGTGACATGCAACAAGGAAATTCGAATGAAGTACGAATACAAGTCGAGGAAGCGTacgaattttcaaaaaaaatgcAAGATCCAGAACGCGTGCAAGCATTTTTATGCAAATGTGCTGAAATGGCGGCGCAGACAATGACAGCAGACGAAAGAAAGGCAATCGTACAACGTGAAAGGCAGATAGTCAGTGTGATGGATGAGAAACAACGAGTTGAAACACAAGTTCTTTTCAAACGGATGTCAACTGTTCCCCCTGGAAGACGGTTTTCCGTTTTACCTCGCAAACCAGAACCCGGTGAAGCTCGAGCTGAACGTAAACGTCGTTGCCAGAGAGGATTGTCAGTTATACCAGGTCCAGAACGTGCTTTACCAGCTCCACCAAAATCTGGAACCCTTGGCTTCcagatatttgatatataa